A portion of the Fusobacterium nucleatum genome contains these proteins:
- the ftsZ gene encoding cell division protein FtsZ, with the protein MTDAIKDLVKIKVIGVGGGGGNAINDMLYSGVTGVEYIAANTDKQDLEKSLADVKLQIGEKLTKGQGAGASPETGRLAAEEDIEKIQELLKGTDMLFITAGMGGGTGTGAAPVIAKAAKELDVLTVAVVTKPFNFEGERRKNNAESGIELLRQNVDSLVIIPNDKLFDLPDKSITLQNAFKEANNILRIGIKAVVDLVLGQGFINLDFADIKSVLKDSDIAVLGFGDGEGENRAMKAAEKALQSPLLEKSIQGADKILINLMTSQDVGLSESQTVTDVIRQAAGKKIEDVMFGVTIVPEFTDRIEITIIANNFKEGVDSNTDSPIRMDSAKPAEPLKETERKKEPEEEIDIPPWMRNNKR; encoded by the coding sequence ATGACAGATGCAATAAAAGATCTTGTTAAAATAAAAGTAATAGGTGTTGGTGGTGGTGGTGGAAATGCCATTAACGATATGCTTTATTCAGGAGTAACAGGAGTAGAATATATAGCAGCAAATACAGACAAACAAGATTTAGAAAAATCACTAGCTGATGTAAAATTACAAATTGGTGAAAAATTAACAAAAGGGCAAGGAGCTGGAGCTTCACCAGAAACTGGAAGACTAGCAGCAGAAGAAGACATTGAAAAAATTCAAGAACTTTTAAAAGGTACAGATATGCTATTCATTACAGCTGGAATGGGTGGAGGAACTGGAACAGGGGCTGCACCAGTAATAGCCAAAGCAGCTAAAGAACTTGATGTTTTAACAGTTGCAGTGGTAACTAAGCCATTTAACTTTGAAGGTGAAAGAAGAAAAAATAATGCAGAAAGTGGGATAGAACTTTTAAGACAAAATGTAGATAGTTTAGTTATTATTCCTAATGATAAGTTATTTGATTTACCAGATAAATCTATAACTTTACAAAATGCTTTTAAAGAAGCTAATAATATTTTAAGAATAGGTATAAAAGCAGTTGTAGATCTTGTTTTAGGACAAGGATTTATAAACCTTGACTTTGCTGATATCAAATCTGTATTAAAAGATTCAGACATAGCTGTGTTAGGATTTGGAGATGGAGAAGGAGAAAACAGAGCTATGAAAGCTGCTGAAAAAGCATTACAATCTCCATTACTTGAAAAATCTATTCAAGGGGCAGATAAAATCCTTATCAACTTAATGACATCACAAGATGTTGGATTAAGTGAATCTCAAACAGTTACTGATGTAATTAGACAAGCAGCAGGAAAGAAAATAGAAGATGTAATGTTTGGAGTTACAATAGTACCTGAATTTACAGATAGAATTGAAATTACAATTATAGCAAATAACTTTAAAGAAGGAGTTGATTCAAACACTGATTCTCCTATAAGAATGGATAGTGCAAAACCAGCTGAACCTTTAAAAGAAACTGAAAGAAAAAAAGAACCAGAAGAAGAAATTGATATTCCACCTTGGATGAGAAACAATAAAAGATAA
- the ftsA gene encoding cell division protein FtsA, with amino-acid sequence MKDDTIRKVALDIGNNRIKLLVGEMSSDFQRLAVTNYVKTRSNGISKSLIENPEALAIALKEAVSKAESVESPITRLSLALGGSGIHSATVNVKTSFPEKEIEKTDMDNLLRQAKRQIFGGREGQYRILYKEVYNKKIDISSGIVKEPIGMVGKELQADIHLVYVDDNYVQKFIQVVNKIGIDIDRIYLNSYASAKGTLDDETKKMGVAHVDIGYGSTSIIILKYGKVLYAKTKPVGEMHYISDLSIILKIPKEGAEEILNKLKNKQIEADNTIRYGAKKVTLREIKDIILARTGDIIDFITTTIDESGFNGHLTKGIVLSGGAVEIDGVSEQIASRSGYLTRRMLPIPLKGLKDAFYSDAVAIGIFLEDMEREYRAYLEESRQPAPTVKEKKEIIKEETTSNNKINDKKMDRKEEIDSFLEDVEEIEPKKEDGKIKSFFKWFGELF; translated from the coding sequence ATGAAAGATGATACAATAAGAAAAGTAGCTCTTGACATTGGAAACAATAGGATAAAATTATTGGTTGGAGAGATGAGTTCAGATTTTCAAAGACTAGCTGTTACAAACTATGTAAAAACTAGGAGTAATGGAATAAGTAAATCTTTAATAGAAAATCCAGAAGCATTAGCAATAGCTCTTAAAGAAGCTGTAAGTAAGGCAGAAAGTGTTGAGTCACCAATTACAAGGCTTTCACTTGCACTTGGAGGCTCTGGAATTCATTCAGCAACCGTAAATGTAAAGACTTCATTTCCAGAAAAAGAGATTGAAAAAACAGATATGGATAATTTGCTGCGGCAAGCAAAAAGACAAATTTTTGGTGGCAGAGAAGGACAATATAGAATACTATATAAAGAGGTATATAATAAAAAAATTGACATTTCTTCTGGAATAGTTAAAGAACCAATAGGTATGGTTGGAAAAGAATTACAAGCCGATATACATTTGGTATATGTTGATGATAATTATGTACAAAAATTTATACAAGTTGTAAATAAAATTGGAATAGATATAGACAGGATATATTTGAACTCTTATGCTTCAGCAAAAGGGACACTTGATGATGAAACTAAAAAAATGGGAGTAGCTCATGTAGATATTGGTTATGGTTCAACAAGTATAATAATTTTGAAATATGGAAAAGTATTATATGCTAAAACTAAACCAGTAGGGGAAATGCATTATATTTCAGATTTATCAATAATACTTAAAATTCCAAAAGAAGGTGCAGAAGAAATATTAAACAAATTAAAAAATAAGCAAATAGAAGCTGATAACACAATAAGATATGGAGCTAAAAAAGTAACATTAAGAGAAATCAAAGATATAATTTTAGCTAGAACAGGCGATATTATAGATTTCATCACAACAACTATTGACGAATCAGGTTTTAATGGACATTTAACCAAAGGAATAGTTTTATCTGGTGGAGCAGTTGAAATAGATGGAGTTTCTGAACAGATTGCAAGTAGATCAGGTTACTTAACTAGAAGAATGTTACCAATTCCTTTAAAAGGTCTAAAAGATGCTTTTTATAGTGATGCTGTTGCTATTGGAATATTTTTAGAGGATATGGAACGAGAATATAGGGCATATCTCGAAGAAAGTAGACAACCAGCACCAACAGTTAAAGAAAAAAAGGAAATAATAAAAGAAGAAACAACTTCAAATAATAAAATTAATGACAAAAAAATGGATAGAAAAGAAGAAATTGATAGTTTCTTAGAAGATGTTGAAGAAATTGAACCTAAGAAAGAGGATGGAAAAATAAAAAGTTTCTTTAAATGGTTCGGGGAACTTTTTTAG
- a CDS encoding cell division protein FtsQ/DivIB, with protein sequence MGIRLLFLSGIIYLIYMLPQNFFRLDYFNIDKVNITDNSKMLQNELTKLAEKLYNKSNIYIDSNEIKEYIEKDIRVESAKVEKNSLGEITIDVKEKDLVYYAVIGKNIYLTDKEGKIFAYLNEKEVQGVPFIIANSEEEIQEISRFLNEISDLAIFKKISQIYKVNDKEFVIILTDGVKIKTNRITDNNDEINKEKENKRYLIAEQLYFNMSKERKIDYIDLRFNDYIIKYLGDSK encoded by the coding sequence ATGGGGATAAGATTGTTGTTTTTAAGTGGAATAATTTATTTAATCTACATGTTACCACAAAATTTTTTCAGATTAGATTACTTCAATATAGATAAAGTAAATATTACAGATAATTCAAAAATGTTACAGAATGAATTGACAAAACTTGCTGAAAAGTTATATAATAAGAGTAATATTTATATAGATAGCAATGAAATAAAAGAGTATATAGAAAAGGATATAAGGGTAGAAAGTGCAAAAGTAGAAAAAAACTCTTTAGGAGAAATAACTATTGATGTTAAAGAGAAAGATTTAGTTTATTATGCAGTTATTGGAAAAAATATTTATTTGACAGATAAAGAAGGGAAGATATTTGCATATCTAAATGAAAAAGAAGTGCAAGGAGTCCCCTTTATTATTGCTAATAGTGAGGAAGAAATACAAGAAATATCAAGATTTTTAAATGAAATTTCAGATTTAGCAATTTTTAAAAAAATATCTCAAATATATAAAGTAAATGACAAAGAATTTGTTATTATCTTGACTGATGGTGTAAAAATAAAAACTAATAGGATAACAGATAATAATGATGAAATAAACAAAGAAAAAGAAAATAAAAGGTATCTAATAGCAGAACAACTTTACTTTAATATGTCAAAGGAAAGAAAGATCGACTATATAGATTTAAGATTTAATGATTACATAATAAAATATTTAGGTGATAGCAAATGA
- a CDS encoding D-alanine--D-alanine ligase family protein: protein MRIAVFMGGTSSEKEISLKSGEAVLESLQKQGYDAYGVILDERNQVSAFVDNDYDLAYLVLHGGNGENGKIQAVLDILGKKYTGSGVLASAITMDKDKTKQIAQSVGIKTPKSYRTVEEIERFPVIIKPVDEGSSKGLFLCNNKEEAEEAVKKLAKPIIEDYIIGEELTVGVLNGEALGVLKIIPQADVLYDYDSKYAKGGSVHEFPAKIENKSYKEAMKIAEKIHSEFGMKGISRSDFILSEGELYFLEVNSSPGMTKTSLIPDLATLKGYSFDDVVRITVETFLE from the coding sequence ATGAGAATAGCAGTTTTTATGGGAGGAACTTCCTCAGAAAAAGAAATTTCTTTAAAAAGTGGAGAAGCAGTATTAGAAAGTTTACAAAAACAAGGTTATGATGCTTATGGGGTTATTTTAGATGAAAGAAATCAAGTATCGGCTTTTGTTGATAATGATTATGATTTGGCATATTTAGTTTTACATGGTGGAAATGGGGAAAATGGTAAGATACAAGCAGTACTAGATATTTTGGGTAAAAAATATACTGGTTCAGGAGTTCTTGCTAGTGCAATAACTATGGATAAAGATAAAACTAAACAAATTGCACAAAGTGTTGGAATAAAAACTCCAAAGTCATATAGAACAGTTGAAGAAATTGAAAGATTTCCAGTTATAATAAAACCAGTTGATGAAGGTTCTAGCAAAGGTTTATTCTTATGTAATAATAAGGAAGAAGCAGAAGAAGCTGTTAAAAAATTAGCAAAACCAATAATAGAAGACTATATTATTGGAGAAGAGCTGACAGTTGGTGTTTTGAATGGTGAAGCTTTAGGAGTTTTAAAAATAATTCCACAAGCAGATGTACTATATGATTATGATTCAAAATATGCTAAGGGAGGTTCAGTTCATGAATTTCCAGCTAAAATAGAAAATAAATCATATAAAGAAGCTATGAAGATAGCAGAAAAAATTCATAGTGAATTTGGAATGAAAGGAATTTCAAGAAGTGATTTTATATTAAGTGAAGGAGAACTTTATTTCTTAGAGGTAAATTCTTCACCAGGAATGACAAAAACAAGTTTAATTCCTGATTTAGCAACTCTTAAAGGTTATAGTTTTGATGATGTTGTAAGAATAACAGTTGAGACATTTTTGGAATAA
- the murB gene encoding UDP-N-acetylmuramate dehydrogenase: protein MKIFTNQEMKNYSNMRVGGKAKKLIILETKEEIIDVYNDKENTDIFILGNGTNILFTDEYMDKIFVCTKKLNKIEDLGKNLVKVETGANLKDLTDFMKDKNYTGIESLFGIPGSIGGLVYMNGGAFGTEIFDKIVSIEVFDENHQIREIKKEDLKVAYRKTEIQDKNWLVLSATFKFDNGFDAARVKEIKELRESKHPLDKPSLGSTFKNPEGDFAARLISECGLKGTIIGNAQIAEKHPNFVLNLGNATFKDIIDILTLVKKSVLEKFGIKLEEEIIIVR, encoded by the coding sequence ATGAAAATTTTTACAAATCAAGAGATGAAAAATTATTCAAATATGAGAGTTGGCGGAAAGGCCAAAAAATTAATTATACTTGAAACAAAAGAAGAAATAATTGATGTATACAATGATAAAGAAAACACTGATATTTTTATTTTAGGAAATGGAACAAATATTTTATTTACTGATGAATATATGGATAAAATTTTTGTTTGTACAAAAAAACTAAATAAAATAGAAGATTTGGGAAAAAATCTAGTTAAAGTTGAAACAGGTGCAAACTTGAAAGACCTAACTGATTTTATGAAAGATAAAAATTATACTGGAATTGAAAGCCTATTCGGTATACCAGGTTCTATTGGAGGACTTGTATATATGAATGGTGGAGCTTTTGGAACAGAAATATTTGATAAAATAGTTTCTATTGAAGTTTTTGATGAAAATCATCAAATAAGAGAAATAAAAAAAGAAGATTTAAAAGTAGCATATAGAAAAACAGAAATTCAAGATAAAAATTGGTTAGTTCTAAGTGCAACTTTTAAATTTGATAATGGTTTTGATGCTGCAAGGGTAAAAGAAATAAAAGAACTAAGAGAAAGTAAACATCCTTTGGATAAGCCAAGTTTAGGAAGTACATTTAAAAATCCAGAAGGAGATTTTGCAGCGAGATTAATTTCAGAATGTGGATTAAAAGGAACAATAATTGGTAATGCCCAAATAGCAGAAAAACACCCAAATTTTGTATTGAATTTAGGGAATGCTACATTTAAAGACATTATTGATATTTTAACATTAGTAAAAAAATCTGTTTTAGAAAAATTTGGAATTAAATTAGAAGAAGAAATAATAATTGTTAGGTAG
- the murC gene encoding UDP-N-acetylmuramate--L-alanine ligase, with translation MEKIYFIGINGIGMSGLAKIMKCKGYDVKGADICTNYVTEELLSMGIVVYNEHDEENVKGADYVIASTAIKESNPELSYAKNNGIEILKRGELLAKLLNRETGIAVAGTHGKTTTSSMLSAVMLSKDPTIVVGGILPEIKSNAKPGKSEYFIAEADESDNSFLFMNPKYAVITNIDADHLDVHGNLDNIKKSFIKFICHTQKEAIICLDCENLKEVVTRLPEEKTVTTYSIKDESANIFAKNIKIEDRKTIFELYINKELIGEFSLNIPGEHNIQNSLPVIYLAFKFGVSKEEIQEALNKFKGSKRRYDVLFDKELENGYGNKTKRVRIVDDYAHHPTEIKATLKAIKSIDTSRLVAIFQPHRYSRVHFLLDEFKDAFVNVDKVILLPIYAAGEKNEFNISSEELKEHINHNNVEVMNEWKDIKRYVSRVKKDSTYIFMGAGDISTLAHEIAEELEGMSE, from the coding sequence ATGGAAAAAATTTACTTTATTGGTATAAATGGCATAGGAATGAGTGGACTTGCTAAAATAATGAAATGCAAGGGCTATGATGTAAAAGGAGCTGACATCTGTACAAATTATGTAACAGAAGAGCTTCTATCAATGGGAATAGTAGTTTATAATGAGCATGATGAAGAAAATGTAAAGGGAGCAGATTATGTTATAGCTTCAACAGCTATAAAGGAAAGTAATCCTGAACTTTCTTATGCAAAAAATAATGGAATAGAAATATTAAAAAGAGGAGAGTTACTAGCTAAACTTTTGAATAGAGAAACAGGTATAGCAGTAGCAGGAACTCATGGGAAAACAACAACATCTTCTATGCTTTCAGCAGTTATGTTATCGAAAGATCCAACAATAGTTGTTGGAGGAATATTACCAGAAATAAAATCTAATGCTAAACCTGGTAAAAGTGAGTACTTTATAGCAGAAGCGGATGAAAGTGATAATTCATTTTTATTTATGAATCCTAAATATGCAGTTATTACTAATATAGATGCAGATCATTTAGATGTACATGGAAATCTTGATAACATAAAAAAATCTTTTATAAAATTCATCTGCCATACACAAAAGGAAGCTATAATATGCTTGGACTGTGAAAACTTGAAAGAAGTTGTGACAAGATTACCAGAAGAAAAGACAGTGACAACCTATTCGATAAAAGATGAAAGTGCAAATATTTTTGCAAAAAATATTAAAATAGAAGACAGAAAAACAATCTTTGAGCTTTATATAAATAAAGAATTGATTGGAGAATTTTCTTTAAATATTCCTGGAGAACATAATATACAAAATTCTTTGCCAGTAATTTACTTAGCTTTTAAATTTGGAGTTAGTAAGGAAGAAATTCAAGAAGCTTTGAATAAGTTTAAGGGCTCAAAAAGAAGATATGATGTATTATTTGATAAAGAACTAGAAAATGGCTATGGGAATAAAACTAAAAGAGTTAGAATAGTTGATGACTATGCTCATCATCCAACTGAAATAAAAGCGACTTTAAAAGCTATAAAAAGTATAGATACTTCAAGATTAGTTGCAATATTTCAACCTCACAGATATAGTAGAGTACACTTTTTATTAGATGAATTTAAAGATGCTTTTGTAAATGTGGATAAAGTAATACTTTTACCTATATATGCAGCAGGTGAAAAAAATGAATTTAATATTTCAAGTGAAGAATTGAAAGAACATATAAATCATAATAATGTTGAAGTTATGAATGAATGGAAGGATATAAAAAGATATGTATCTAGGGTTAAGAAAGATTCAACATACATTTTTATGGGAGCAGGAGATATATCAACTTTAGCACATGAAATAGCAGAAGAATTGGAAGGAATGTCTGAATGA
- the murG gene encoding undecaprenyldiphospho-muramoylpentapeptide beta-N-acetylglucosaminyltransferase gives MKKVMLTTGGTGGHIYPALAVADRLKIKGIEAVFVGSMERMEKDLVPESGHKFIGVDISVPRGLKNIRKYLKAIRTAYKVIKEEKPDAIIGFGNYISVPVIIAGILLRKKIYLQEQNVNIGSANKMFYKIAKMTFLAFDKTYDDIPIKSQSRFKVTGNPLRKEIDGLKYATEREKLGIKPSEKVLLITGGSLGAQEINNIVMKYWEKFCADKNLRIFWATGNNFEQLKKVRKTKKENDRIEPYFNDMLNVMAAADLVVCRAGALTISEIIELEKPAIIIPYGSIKVGQYENAKVLTNYDAAYVFTRDELDESMKRVFEIIRNDEKLKKMRIRLKPLKKPNAAEEIIASLDIWRN, from the coding sequence ATGAAAAAAGTGATGCTTACAACAGGTGGAACAGGTGGACATATATACCCTGCATTAGCTGTTGCAGATAGATTAAAAATCAAAGGAATAGAGGCAGTATTTGTTGGAAGTATGGAACGTATGGAAAAAGATTTAGTGCCAGAAAGTGGACATAAATTTATAGGAGTAGATATTTCAGTTCCAAGAGGTTTAAAAAATATAAGAAAATATCTAAAAGCAATAAGAACAGCCTATAAAGTCATAAAGGAAGAAAAACCTGATGCTATTATAGGTTTTGGAAATTATATATCAGTACCTGTTATTATTGCAGGAATACTACTTAGAAAAAAAATATATTTGCAAGAACAAAATGTGAATATTGGTTCTGCTAATAAGATGTTTTATAAGATTGCAAAGATGACTTTCTTAGCTTTTGATAAAACTTATGATGATATTCCTATAAAATCACAAAGTAGATTCAAGGTAACAGGAAATCCTTTAAGGAAAGAAATAGATGGTTTAAAATATGCTACTGAAAGAGAAAAGTTAGGAATAAAACCTAGTGAAAAAGTATTACTAATTACTGGTGGTAGTTTAGGTGCTCAAGAAATTAATAATATAGTTATGAAATATTGGGAAAAATTTTGTGCTGATAAAAATCTTAGGATATTTTGGGCAACAGGAAATAATTTTGAGCAATTAAAAAAAGTAAGAAAAACTAAAAAAGAAAATGATAGAATAGAACCTTATTTTAATGATATGCTAAATGTAATGGCTGCTGCTGATTTAGTAGTATGTAGAGCAGGAGCATTGACAATATCTGAAATTATAGAATTAGAAAAACCAGCGATCATAATTCCTTATGGTTCTATTAAAGTTGGGCAATATGAAAATGCAAAAGTTCTTACTAACTATGATGCAGCCTATGTTTTTACAAGAGATGAATTAGATGAATCAATGAAAAGGGTATTTGAAATTATTAGAAATGATGAAAAATTAAAAAAGATGAGAATTAGGTTAAAACCATTGAAAAAACCTAATGCAGCTGAGGAAATTATAGCAAGTCTTGATATTTGGAGGAATTAA
- the murD gene encoding UDP-N-acetylmuramoyl-L-alanine--D-glutamate ligase, translating into MKKAMIYGLGISGTGAKELLEKEGYKIIVVDDKKAMTSEEALNHLEGLEFFIKSPGIPYNDFVKEVQKRGIKILDEIEIAYNYMIEKGLKTKIIAITGTNGKSTTTAKISDMLNHAGYKATYAGNIGRSLSEVLLKEKDLDFISLELSSFQLENIENFKPCISMIINIGPDHIERYKSFDEYYNTKFNITKNQTEDLYFIENIDDEEIEKRAKQIKAKRISVSKFKKADIFVENDKIYHDKDDIIDVDKLSLKGIHNLENTLFMVATAEILKLDREKLKEFLMIATPLEHRTELFFNYGKLKFINDSKATNVDSTKFAIQANKNSILICGGYDKGVDLAPLAEMIKENIKEVYLIGVIADKIENELKKVGYEDNKIHKLVNIENSLQDMRKRFTKDSDEVILLSPATSSYDQFNSFEHRGKVFKELVLKIFG; encoded by the coding sequence ATGAAGAAAGCAATGATTTATGGATTAGGAATAAGTGGAACAGGAGCAAAAGAATTACTTGAAAAAGAAGGATATAAAATTATTGTAGTTGATGATAAAAAAGCTATGACCTCAGAGGAAGCATTGAATCATTTAGAGGGACTAGAATTTTTTATTAAAAGTCCTGGGATACCATATAATGACTTTGTAAAAGAAGTTCAAAAAAGAGGAATAAAAATTTTAGATGAAATAGAAATCGCTTACAATTATATGATAGAAAAAGGCTTAAAAACAAAAATTATTGCTATAACAGGAACTAATGGAAAAAGTACAACAACAGCAAAAATATCTGATATGTTAAATCATGCAGGATACAAAGCAACTTATGCTGGAAATATTGGAAGATCTCTTTCAGAAGTTTTATTAAAAGAAAAAGATTTAGATTTTATTTCATTGGAGCTTAGTTCATTTCAATTAGAAAATATTGAAAATTTTAAACCTTGTATTTCTATGATAATAAATATAGGACCAGACCATATAGAAAGATATAAAAGTTTTGATGAATACTACAACACAAAATTTAATATTACAAAAAATCAAACAGAAGATTTATATTTTATAGAAAATATAGATGATGAAGAAATTGAAAAAAGAGCAAAACAAATAAAAGCAAAAAGAATTTCTGTATCAAAATTTAAAAAGGCAGATATTTTTGTTGAAAATGATAAGATATATCATGATAAAGATGATATAATTGATGTAGATAAATTAAGTTTAAAAGGTATACATAACTTAGAAAATACTTTATTTATGGTTGCAACAGCAGAAATTTTAAAATTAGATAGAGAAAAATTAAAAGAATTTTTAATGATTGCAACTCCACTTGAACATAGAACAGAGTTATTTTTTAACTATGGAAAATTAAAATTTATAAATGATTCTAAGGCAACAAATGTAGATTCTACAAAATTTGCAATACAAGCAAATAAAAATAGTATTTTAATTTGTGGCGGTTATGATAAAGGTGTGGATTTAGCACCATTAGCAGAAATGATAAAAGAAAATATAAAGGAAGTTTATTTAATTGGAGTAATAGCTGATAAAATTGAAAATGAACTTAAAAAAGTAGGTTATGAAGATAATAAAATTCATAAATTAGTAAATATAGAAAATTCACTTCAAGATATGAGGAAAAGATTTACTAAGGATTCCGATGAAGTTATTTTACTTTCACCAGCAACTTCAAGTTATGACCAATTTAATTCTTTTGAGCATAGGGGGAAAGTTTTTAAAGAATTAGTTTTGAAAATTTTTGGGTAG
- the mraY gene encoding phospho-N-acetylmuramoyl-pentapeptide-transferase codes for MLYFLAEHLAKLEFLKSIYLRAFLGFVISFCIVLFAGRPFIKYLKIKKFGEEIRDDGPSSHFSKKGTPTMGGVLIIAAVLLTSIFINDLTNSLILLVLLSTIMFAAIGFIDDYRKFTVSKKGLAGKKKLLFQGAIGLIIWAYIYFIGLTGRPMVDLSLINPISAYPYYIGAIGLFFLIQIVLMGTSNAVNITDGLDGLAIMPMIICSTILGVIAYFTGHTELSSHLHLFYTVGSGELSVFLSAVTGAGLGFLWYNCYPAQIFMGDTGSLTLGGILGVIAIILKQELMLPIMGFIFVLEALSVILQVGSFKLRGKRIFKMAPIHHHFELMGIPESKVTMRFWIGTLIFGIIALGAIKMRGIL; via the coding sequence ATGTTATATTTTTTAGCAGAACATTTAGCAAAACTTGAATTTTTAAAGTCAATTTATTTAAGAGCCTTTCTAGGCTTTGTAATATCTTTTTGTATAGTGTTATTTGCAGGAAGACCATTTATTAAGTATTTAAAAATTAAAAAATTTGGTGAAGAGATAAGAGATGATGGACCAAGTTCACATTTTTCTAAAAAAGGAACTCCAACAATGGGGGGAGTTTTAATTATAGCTGCTGTACTTTTAACAAGTATATTTATTAATGATTTAACAAATAGCTTGATATTGCTTGTTTTACTTTCTACAATTATGTTTGCGGCAATAGGATTTATAGATGATTATAGAAAATTTACAGTAAGTAAAAAAGGTTTAGCTGGGAAAAAGAAACTGTTATTCCAAGGTGCAATAGGTTTAATCATATGGGCTTATATATATTTTATTGGTTTAACAGGTAGACCAATGGTTGATTTATCACTGATTAATCCAATTAGTGCATATCCATATTACATAGGAGCTATTGGATTGTTCTTTTTAATTCAAATTGTACTTATGGGAACATCAAATGCAGTAAATATAACAGATGGACTTGATGGACTTGCAATAATGCCTATGATAATCTGTTCAACAATTTTAGGAGTAATTGCATATTTTACTGGACATACAGAGTTAAGTTCTCACTTACATTTATTTTATACTGTTGGTTCAGGAGAATTGTCGGTTTTCTTGTCAGCAGTGACAGGAGCAGGATTAGGCTTTCTTTGGTATAATTGTTATCCAGCACAGATATTTATGGGTGATACAGGATCTTTAACTCTTGGAGGAATCTTAGGAGTAATTGCAATTATTTTAAAGCAAGAGTTAATGTTACCAATAATGGGCTTTATTTTTGTTCTTGAAGCCTTATCAGTTATATTACAAGTAGGTTCATTTAAATTAAGAGGAAAAAGAATTTTTAAGATGGCACCTATTCATCATCATTTTGAATTAATGGGAATACCTGAATCAAAAGTTACAATGAGATTTTGGATAGGAACACTTATATTTGGTATAATAGCTTTAGGTGCAATAAAAATGAGAGGTATACTATAA